Below is a window of Flavobacterium sp. N2820 DNA.
ACAACAGTTTCTGTGATTTTTTCATTGTTAGGTGCTTCAGTGGCTTTGGCAATTTACAAAGTATATGTAAGTGGTGATAATTTCAGTACATTAGGAAATTACATCAATACTGAAAAAGCATCAGAAATTGTATATAGTATTTTGCTTTCGGTTGCCTTATCTTTTGCCTTAGGTTCATTAGTACAATATGTTTCAAGGTTAATTTTTACGTTCCATATCGAAAAAAGATATAAGTATGTAGCTGCACTTTTTGGTGGAGTTGCTATGACAGCTATTACCTTTTTCATTTTGGTAAAAGGATTAAAATCAATCACTTTTGTGCCTTCTCAAGTAAAAGATTTTATTAAAGAAAGTCCACTTACTATTATTGCTTATTCATTAATCCTATGGACAATTGTTTGTCAATTACTAATAAGTGTTTTTAAATACAGCGTTTTCAAATTTATTATTATTGTTGGTACATTTGGATTAGCACTTGCTTTTGCAGGAAATGATTTAGTAAACTTTATTGGTGTGCCAATTGCGGCTTATCAAGCTTTTGAGATTTGGGCTGCACCCGGACAAACTGTTGGAGCAACTGAATTTATGATGTCTGGTTTAGAAAAGGAAAATTTACCAGCGCCTTTTATCTTTTTAGCATTGGCTGGATTAGTAATGGTGTATACTTTATGGACATCAAAAAAAGCTAAATCTGTAATTGAAACAGAGCAGAATTTATCAAGACAAGGTGAAGGAAATGAGAAATATAATGCCAATACACTTTCAAGAAATTTAGTTAGAGCAATGATGTATCTTGGTAATATCATCAGTTTTATTTTACCAAAATCGTTGCAAAGAAAATTAGATGCGCAGTTTGTTCAGCCAGAATATACTGGAAAGAGAGATGAGCAACCAATGTTTGATATGGTTAGAGCTTCAGTGAACTTAATTGTAGCTTCTATCTTGATTTCAATTGGAACTTCTATGAAATTACCATTATCTACTACTTATGTAACTTTTATGGTGGCAATGGGTTCGTCTTTTGCTGATAGAGCTTGGGATAGAGAAAGTGCTGTGTATAGAGTAGCAGGAGTTTTTAATGTAATTGGAGGTTGGTTTGTAACAGCTTTAGCAGCTTTTTTATCTTCAGCAATTATCGCTTATATCTTATTTATCGGAGAAGT
It encodes the following:
- a CDS encoding inorganic phosphate transporter, giving the protein MEQIYIIMLIALAILAITDLMVGVSNDAVNFLNSAIGSKAVSFKTIMIVASLGVAVGALYSNGMMEIARNGIFTPSMFSFNDVIIIFLAVMITDVLLLDVFNTLGLPTSTTVSVIFSLLGASVALAIYKVYVSGDNFSTLGNYINTEKASEIVYSILLSVALSFALGSLVQYVSRLIFTFHIEKRYKYVAALFGGVAMTAITFFILVKGLKSITFVPSQVKDFIKESPLTIIAYSLILWTIVCQLLISVFKYSVFKFIIIVGTFGLALAFAGNDLVNFIGVPIAAYQAFEIWAAPGQTVGATEFMMSGLEKENLPAPFIFLALAGLVMVYTLWTSKKAKSVIETEQNLSRQGEGNEKYNANTLSRNLVRAMMYLGNIISFILPKSLQRKLDAQFVQPEYTGKRDEQPMFDMVRASVNLIVASILISIGTSMKLPLSTTYVTFMVAMGSSFADRAWDRESAVYRVAGVFNVIGGWFVTALAAFLSSAIIAYILFIGEVFAFFAFMIVVAIFFYRSNQIHKKKVKEEEEIKSLRKEDIVTIKEMITESSSQISKVLHKTSTLYTSVIDNLGLQDLTKLKENKKAHKKLEKEIDELKSNVFYFIKNLDETSVEASRFYILILGYLQDMVQSIDFITNSSHSHVNNNHKKLKFNQIRDLKTIDVQLQTLLSKLEESFKTEDFTKLDEILKEKNTFLGTIESLITKQIVRIRTTETSPKNSKLYFALLLETNDLIKSTMSLLELFKEFNQQNNKK